Proteins encoded within one genomic window of Chloroflexota bacterium:
- a CDS encoding GNAT family N-acetyltransferase — protein MTQTVPQLRMGFRRFDTLPPPTLPEPYRLRRYRPGDEDAWIALLSAGEFGAWDRARLDGMLAGNRGPMPLDGICFATLADRPVATACTYLHQLETGIMPEVGWVVVDPARRGQGLGKAVCLAVLNHIRDLGFGYAFLLTEDFRIPAITMYLRFGFEPEMIDPSHPAWWAAMRRRTINGY, from the coding sequence ATGACCCAGACCGTTCCGCAACTGCGCATGGGCTTTCGGCGTTTTGATACGCTGCCGCCGCCCACCTTGCCGGAGCCTTATCGCCTGCGGCGCTACCGACCGGGCGACGAGGATGCGTGGATTGCTTTGCTGTCCGCCGGCGAGTTTGGCGCGTGGGACCGCGCGCGGCTGGATGGCATGCTCGCCGGCAATCGCGGACCGATGCCGCTCGACGGCATCTGCTTCGCGACGCTTGCCGACCGTCCGGTGGCGACAGCCTGCACGTACCTTCATCAGCTCGAAACGGGCATCATGCCGGAAGTCGGCTGGGTCGTGGTCGATCCCGCGCGGCGCGGGCAAGGGCTGGGCAAGGCAGTCTGCCTCGCCGTGCTCAACCACATCCGCGATTTGGGCTTTGGCTATGCCTTCCTGTTGACGGAAGACTTTCGCATCCCGGCGATCACAATGTACCTGCGGTTTGGCTTCGAGCCGGAGATGATCGATCCGAGTCATCCGGCATGGTGGGCGGCGATGCGGCGACGCACGATCAACGGGTACTAG
- a CDS encoding site-specific DNA-methyltransferase, whose amino-acid sequence MEYQNKFIHGDCEEVLQKLPDNCIDLIFTSPPYADQRNHTYGGIHPDHYVEWFLPKAAQFRRVLKPTGTFILNIKERVVGGERHTYVLELIMKMRYQGWLWTEEFMWHKKNSYPGKWPNRFRDNWERLIQFNKDKRFNMYQDAVRIPVGNWAKSRLANLSDIDKTRDESKVGSGFGKNVSNWVGRDMVYPNNVLHMATECGNRNHSAAFPTELPAWFIKLFTLPGDLVLDPFVGSGTTALAAVELGRYYVGIDINREFVEESRRRVANAQIRLPNVAELKSSYSTTRSKKSASRKP is encoded by the coding sequence ATGGAATATCAGAACAAATTCATCCACGGCGATTGCGAGGAGGTTCTGCAAAAACTTCCAGACAATTGCATTGACTTGATCTTCACATCGCCGCCGTATGCCGATCAGCGCAACCATACCTATGGCGGAATACACCCCGACCATTATGTCGAGTGGTTTTTGCCCAAGGCCGCGCAATTTCGACGTGTGCTGAAACCGACAGGCACCTTTATTTTGAATATCAAGGAACGCGTGGTCGGCGGCGAACGTCATACGTACGTACTCGAACTCATAATGAAAATGCGATACCAGGGTTGGCTTTGGACGGAAGAGTTCATGTGGCACAAAAAGAACTCCTACCCGGGGAAATGGCCCAATCGTTTTCGCGACAACTGGGAACGACTTATTCAGTTTAACAAGGATAAGAGGTTCAATATGTACCAGGATGCCGTGAGAATACCCGTCGGTAATTGGGCCAAATCGCGTCTGGCTAACCTAAGTGATATCGATAAGACACGCGACGAATCGAAAGTCGGTAGCGGCTTTGGCAAAAATGTTTCAAATTGGGTAGGTCGCGATATGGTGTATCCCAATAACGTCTTGCATATGGCGACGGAATGTGGCAACCGCAACCATAGCGCCGCATTTCCAACAGAACTGCCTGCATGGTTTATCAAACTCTTCACCTTGCCGGGTGATCTTGTGCTCGATCCGTTTGTCGGATCAGGCACGACAGCGCTTGCCGCAGTAGAATTGGGGCGTTATTACGTGGGGATCGACATCAATCGCGAATTCGTAGAAGAGTCACGCCGCCGGGTTGCAAATGCGCAAATACGCCTACCCAACGTAGCCGAATTGAAGTCATCTTACTCGACAACTCGAAGCAAGAAGTCGGCAAGTCGGAAACCATGA
- a CDS encoding 50S ribosomal protein L9: MAVQIKVLLTKDVDNLGKAGEIRRVAQGYARNFLFPRDLAMLPTEGAVRHVEILKRAAGKRNAKLTADAQALSARIAAAGLTFKAKVGEQGRLYGSITSQDIADQLAEKLGLEIDRRKIELAEPLKQVGEHKVLVQLHGEVKATVTVQITPEEEPAAA, encoded by the coding sequence ATGGCCGTGCAGATAAAAGTATTGCTGACCAAAGACGTTGACAATCTCGGCAAAGCCGGCGAAATTCGCCGCGTGGCGCAGGGCTATGCGCGCAACTTCCTGTTCCCGCGCGACCTGGCTATGCTGCCGACCGAAGGCGCCGTGCGCCATGTCGAGATCTTGAAGCGCGCCGCCGGCAAGCGCAATGCCAAGCTGACTGCCGACGCGCAGGCGTTGTCCGCCCGTATCGCCGCCGCCGGGCTGACCTTTAAGGCGAAGGTGGGCGAACAGGGCCGCCTGTACGGCTCGATCACCAGCCAGGATATCGCCGACCAGTTGGCCGAGAAGCTGGGCCTCGAAATCGACCGCCGCAAGATTGAGCTGGCCGAGCCGCTCAAGCAGGTGGGCGAGCACAAGGTGCTCGTGCAACTGCACGGCGAGGTGAAGGCGACCGTGACCGTGCAGATCACGCCGGAAGAAGAGCCCGCTGCGGCATAA
- a CDS encoding carbohydrate kinase family protein yields the protein MSADIVGVGQCVMDRIVRVEALPAPGRTTVTTSDVEVGGGMTANALVAASHLGLRTAIVAGIGDDDTGRRIRRDLEMEGVDTRGLVARPGTRSPSWMMVFDAAGDRLVMLFNRDTMQSPLADDVDPALFDGARVYFTDFNAPAASEHAAGLARARGLKIACDMQASLGAYERLGISEAHIRGILDRADLFMPSVDGVKSLTGKREPRRALERIMAQYPRVTIALTLGADGSLIAAGGEIITVPAFPVAVVDIVGAGDTYHAALVYGLYFAKWPPPRAGRFASAAAAIKCMRVGGRSGPTRAEVESFLAQRE from the coding sequence ATGAGCGCGGACATCGTCGGCGTCGGGCAGTGCGTGATGGACCGCATCGTGCGCGTGGAGGCTTTGCCGGCGCCGGGGCGCACCACCGTCACCACGTCGGATGTCGAGGTCGGCGGCGGCATGACCGCCAATGCGCTCGTGGCGGCGTCGCATCTCGGCCTGCGCACGGCCATCGTCGCCGGCATTGGCGATGACGACACCGGGCGTCGCATCCGCCGCGACCTGGAGATGGAAGGCGTCGATACGCGCGGCCTCGTGGCGCGGCCGGGCACGCGCTCGCCAAGCTGGATGATGGTCTTCGATGCCGCGGGCGACCGGCTCGTGATGCTGTTCAACCGCGACACGATGCAGTCACCGCTTGCGGACGACGTGGACCCGGCCCTGTTCGACGGCGCGCGCGTGTACTTTACGGACTTTAACGCTCCGGCGGCGTCGGAGCACGCGGCCGGTCTGGCCCGCGCGCGCGGCCTGAAGATCGCCTGCGACATGCAGGCTTCGCTCGGCGCGTATGAACGGCTGGGCATCAGCGAGGCGCACATTCGCGGCATCCTCGACCGCGCCGACCTGTTCATGCCGTCGGTGGACGGCGTGAAGTCGCTTACGGGCAAGCGCGAGCCGCGCAGGGCGCTGGAACGGATCATGGCGCAGTACCCGCGCGTGACGATTGCGCTGACGCTCGGCGCGGACGGCTCGCTCATTGCCGCCGGCGGCGAGATCATCACCGTGCCGGCCTTCCCGGTGGCTGTGGTGGACATCGTCGGCGCGGGCGACACCTACCACGCGGCCCTGGTGTACGGGCTGTATTTCGCGAAATGGCCGCCGCCACGCGCCGGGCGCTTCGCCTCGGCCGCCGCGGCGATCAAGTGCATGCGCGTGGGCGGGCGCAGCGGCCCCACGCGCGCGGAGGTCGAGTCGTTCCTGGCGCAGCGCGAATAA
- a CDS encoding SIS domain-containing protein, which translates to MSDNEMRAAVFSKGDLIEQMAPELDRRARDVLSAAECREISDVYLTGCGDSHHASLATEMAFQQWTGVRTKSLTAMQFARYEASALARAGGRGAAVFSTSVSGEVSRTIETTVLARKASARTIACTGSPASRIAQAAERVMNIAPPAGPGGPGVRGYTTSLLGLYLLAIHIGESKGVLSAAEAQAKRDALRATAALARATAEATDAPAAELAAQTKDASTYVFFGHGPNYASALFSAAKIMEASGDHAQGQDTEEWAHLQYFVRERTTPTFIIAPPGSGYSRAAELLPIINRIGRPAVAIVAADDRDIAARASRVLPVPGAIDEAISPLVYCTAGELFAAHLAAAQNLPYFRGRSGPWDPATGGNAIRTSPIQDQLTVNN; encoded by the coding sequence ATGAGCGACAATGAAATGCGGGCCGCCGTGTTCAGCAAGGGCGATCTGATCGAGCAAATGGCGCCGGAACTGGACCGGCGCGCGCGCGACGTACTGAGCGCCGCCGAGTGCCGCGAGATCAGCGATGTGTACCTGACCGGCTGCGGCGACTCGCACCACGCCTCGCTGGCGACCGAGATGGCGTTCCAGCAGTGGACCGGCGTGCGCACCAAGTCGCTGACGGCGATGCAGTTTGCGCGTTACGAGGCGTCCGCGCTGGCGCGCGCGGGCGGGCGCGGCGCGGCCGTGTTCAGCACCTCGGTGTCGGGCGAAGTCTCGCGCACAATCGAGACGACCGTGCTGGCGCGCAAAGCGAGCGCGCGGACCATCGCCTGCACCGGCTCGCCGGCCAGTCGCATCGCACAGGCGGCCGAGCGCGTCATGAACATCGCGCCGCCGGCGGGTCCCGGCGGCCCCGGCGTGCGCGGGTACACCACCTCGCTGCTCGGACTCTACCTGCTAGCGATCCACATCGGCGAGTCCAAGGGCGTGCTGAGCGCCGCCGAGGCGCAGGCGAAACGCGATGCCCTGCGCGCGACCGCCGCCCTGGCGCGCGCGACCGCCGAAGCGACCGATGCGCCGGCGGCCGAACTGGCCGCACAGACCAAAGACGCGTCGACCTACGTCTTCTTCGGCCACGGGCCGAACTACGCGAGCGCGCTGTTCAGCGCCGCGAAGATCATGGAGGCCTCGGGCGACCACGCGCAGGGGCAGGACACCGAGGAATGGGCGCACCTGCAGTACTTTGTGCGCGAACGCACCACGCCGACGTTCATCATCGCGCCGCCGGGGTCAGGCTACAGCCGCGCCGCCGAACTGCTGCCGATCATCAATCGCATCGGCCGCCCGGCCGTCGCCATTGTCGCCGCCGATGATCGCGACATCGCCGCGCGCGCCAGTCGGGTGCTGCCAGTGCCGGGCGCCATCGACGAGGCGATCTCGCCGCTGGTCTACTGCACGGCGGGCGAGTTGTTCGCCGCGCATCTGGCGGCCGCGCAGAACCTGCCGTACTTCCGCGGGCGCAGCGGCCCGTGGGATCCGGCCACCGGGGGCAACGCCATCCGCACCAGCCCGATTCAAGATCAGTTGACGGTGAACAATTAA
- a CDS encoding carbohydrate kinase family protein, which produces MSNELKPLDVIAAGRGTIDLVLEVDGLPGHDQKVMGKLVGWLPGGTVANFACAASHLGLRTGFLGSVGGDQYAQIVLDDFTRFGVQTDHIERRTGNATGLTVVMVDHTGEKGVVVVPTYADPFVIDAAARAYLATARVVYSMPYALDRLRQLSDAVHAGGGRCALDIERTVASRGDNLKMVLGLCDIAFFNVEGLEAATGRDDPRAAAELLALGPDAVIVTLGARGSMAFTRTGEAAHPGFRVPVVDTTGAGDCFNAAFLRGYLHSWPLERCVTFANAAAALSVTRMGPRAAVPDEGEVEAFLARAG; this is translated from the coding sequence ATGTCGAACGAACTAAAGCCGCTGGATGTCATCGCCGCCGGGCGTGGCACCATCGATCTCGTGCTCGAAGTGGACGGCCTGCCGGGCCATGATCAGAAGGTGATGGGCAAACTCGTCGGCTGGCTGCCGGGCGGCACGGTGGCGAACTTTGCCTGCGCCGCCAGCCACCTGGGGCTGCGCACCGGTTTCCTCGGCTCGGTCGGCGGCGACCAGTACGCGCAGATTGTGCTGGACGACTTCACACGCTTCGGCGTGCAGACGGACCACATCGAGCGGCGGACGGGCAACGCAACCGGCCTGACGGTGGTGATGGTCGATCATACTGGCGAGAAGGGCGTGGTCGTCGTGCCGACCTACGCGGATCCGTTCGTCATCGACGCGGCGGCGCGCGCTTACCTGGCGACCGCGCGCGTGGTGTACAGCATGCCATACGCGCTTGACCGGCTGCGGCAACTCTCAGACGCCGTGCACGCGGGCGGCGGGCGCTGCGCACTGGATATCGAGCGGACAGTCGCCTCACGCGGCGACAATCTGAAAATGGTGCTCGGCCTGTGTGACATCGCGTTCTTCAACGTCGAAGGGTTGGAAGCGGCGACCGGCCGCGACGACCCGCGCGCCGCTGCCGAGTTGCTCGCGCTGGGACCGGATGCGGTCATCGTGACGCTGGGCGCGCGCGGCAGCATGGCGTTCACACGCACGGGCGAGGCAGCGCATCCGGGCTTCCGGGTGCCGGTCGTGGACACGACCGGCGCGGGCGACTGCTTCAACGCGGCGTTCCTGCGCGGCTACCTGCATAGCTGGCCGCTGGAGCGTTGCGTGACGTTCGCCAACGCCGCGGCCGCGCTGTCGGTCACGCGCATGGGCCCGCGCGCCGCTGTGCCCGATGAAGGCGAAGTCGAGGCGTTCCTGGCGCGGGCGGGCTGA
- a CDS encoding cytosolic protein, producing the protein MNSLNLNDVNAYVNEHIVAFHQQRLSSLQQLTLPKLVRKNPYLFRAKNVNAASELITGLLDAFLSSSEEKLFGDFLEHLAIFVAERTSGGQKSSAQGVDLEFHNDGIHYLVSVKSGPSWGNSSQHTQLERDLKNAVARVKQLNRGANVEAVLGICYGKTKTSRLRGYLKVVGQNFWYLISENRDLYIDIIEPIGYRAKQHNDAFDSEKDNLTNRLTKSFIERYCTANGAIDWVRFVQANSGNYDLDRFF; encoded by the coding sequence ATGAACTCCTTGAATCTCAACGATGTCAATGCTTATGTCAATGAGCATATCGTCGCGTTTCATCAGCAAAGGCTATCGTCGCTCCAGCAGTTGACTCTTCCCAAGCTCGTACGGAAGAACCCTTACCTTTTTAGGGCGAAGAACGTCAATGCGGCATCCGAACTCATCACGGGGCTTCTCGATGCATTTCTTTCTTCGTCTGAAGAGAAACTGTTCGGCGATTTTCTAGAGCATCTTGCCATATTCGTCGCAGAACGCACAAGCGGTGGTCAGAAATCATCCGCTCAAGGTGTAGATCTCGAATTTCACAATGACGGGATTCACTATCTCGTTTCAGTAAAATCTGGGCCAAGCTGGGGCAATAGTTCGCAACACACGCAATTAGAGCGAGACTTGAAAAATGCTGTTGCGCGTGTCAAACAGCTGAATCGAGGCGCTAACGTCGAAGCCGTATTGGGCATCTGTTACGGAAAAACCAAAACGAGTCGATTGCGAGGTTATTTGAAGGTGGTAGGTCAGAACTTCTGGTATCTGATCAGTGAGAACCGGGACCTTTACATTGACATCATCGAGCCAATCGGCTATCGTGCCAAGCAGCATAACGACGCATTTGACAGTGAGAAAGACAATCTGACAAATAGGTTAACGAAATCTTTTATCGAGCGATACTGTACTGCCAATGGTGCGATCGATTGGGTGCGCTTCGTCCAGGCGAATAGCGGCAACTACGACTTGGACAGATTCTTCTAA
- a CDS encoding DUF4878 domain-containing protein — translation MIEKHTTPSSAPVPRSPDRFLIGIVAGAILLVVAALVMIAMQPAPDYLPDTTPENIVKNYLLALQRSDYARAREYLSPSLKGYPASASDIADMATRNNYAYYGLSGASGATFTVSSAEPLNNSAGTVRVRVRVRQFNGGGLFGGSEHSSESYLDVTKVNETWKIANGDRWFAYCWTQTSGCR, via the coding sequence GTGATCGAAAAGCATACAACGCCGTCCAGCGCGCCGGTACCACGCTCTCCCGACCGCTTCCTGATCGGCATTGTCGCGGGCGCTATCCTGCTGGTGGTTGCCGCGCTGGTCATGATCGCCATGCAGCCCGCGCCCGACTACCTGCCCGACACGACGCCGGAGAACATCGTCAAGAACTACCTGCTGGCGCTCCAGCGGAGCGACTACGCGCGTGCGCGCGAGTATCTCTCGCCGAGCCTCAAGGGTTACCCGGCCAGCGCGAGCGATATCGCGGATATGGCAACCCGCAACAATTACGCTTACTACGGGTTGTCCGGCGCCTCCGGCGCCACGTTCACCGTATCGAGCGCGGAGCCGTTGAACAACAGCGCGGGGACCGTGCGGGTGCGCGTACGGGTGCGCCAGTTCAACGGCGGCGGGCTGTTCGGCGGCAGCGAGCACAGCAGCGAGTCGTATCTGGACGTGACAAAAGTCAACGAAACATGGAAAATAGCCAACGGTGATCGCTGGTTCGCCTATTGCTGGACACAAACAAGCGGCTGCCGCTAA
- a CDS encoding BtpA/SgcQ family protein gives MASLELGKRKLIIGMVHLLPLPGSPDYRNNFEDVRRRAVQDAQALADGGIDGMLIQNRWDRATSRDASSPETVAAMTVITQEIVSKVSAPVGVHILRNDFIGSLAVAKVCGAAFIRATAVVGATYLAHGILEARPEEYIRYQTRMAAQDVQIMADIWSMHYKPLVPTPVEEIARQASSMRLADAVVVAVTDANEMVEMVKTIKAANPGLPVILGGYTNAGNIGKLLSVADGAIVGRTFERDAGKQQGEVLAERVRDFMRVVRAG, from the coding sequence ATGGCATCGCTTGAACTTGGCAAACGCAAATTGATCATCGGCATGGTGCACTTACTGCCCCTGCCCGGCTCGCCGGACTACAGAAATAACTTCGAGGACGTGCGGCGGCGCGCCGTGCAGGACGCGCAGGCGCTCGCTGACGGCGGCATTGACGGCATGCTGATTCAGAACCGCTGGGATCGCGCGACCAGCCGCGACGCCTCGTCGCCTGAGACGGTCGCCGCCATGACCGTGATCACGCAGGAGATCGTCAGCAAAGTCAGCGCGCCGGTCGGCGTGCACATTCTGCGCAACGATTTCATCGGCTCGCTGGCGGTGGCCAAGGTCTGCGGCGCGGCGTTCATCCGCGCGACGGCCGTGGTCGGCGCGACCTATCTGGCGCACGGCATCCTCGAGGCGCGTCCGGAGGAGTATATCCGCTACCAGACGCGCATGGCCGCGCAGGACGTGCAAATCATGGCCGATATCTGGTCGATGCATTACAAGCCGCTGGTGCCGACGCCGGTCGAGGAGATCGCGCGGCAGGCGTCGTCGATGCGACTGGCCGATGCGGTCGTCGTGGCGGTGACCGACGCGAACGAGATGGTCGAGATGGTGAAGACGATCAAGGCGGCGAACCCCGGCCTGCCGGTGATCCTGGGCGGCTACACCAACGCGGGCAACATCGGCAAGCTGCTCTCCGTGGCCGATGGCGCGATCGTCGGCCGCACGTTCGAGCGCGACGCGGGCAAACAGCAGGGCGAAGTACTGGCGGAGCGCGTGCGCGACTTCATGCGGGTCGTCCGGGCCGGATAG
- a CDS encoding adenine deaminase, protein MTLVQAALGKIKLDTLIQNVRLANVITGEIYQADIGIYRGQIAMVEPPGTQPPREAAEVIDGGGRLAVPGLIDSHLHIESTLVTPAHFAEGVLPRGTTTVAEDPHEIGNAMGLPGIRLFWEASQNIPLKVLYLVSTCVPAAKSLETAGGEIGPEEAREMLTWEGVIGLAEVMDMHAVIGEWPHIAGILAEGKKARGVIEGHNPVLRGRELNAYIAAGVDSDHTLATPDTLREKMRLGVTVQLQERYLSREVIEAVTSLPFEPDVCLVTDDVAPDYLEDRGHLDQVLRKAIALGMPPMLALRAVTIKAARRMRLYDRGAIRPGLAADIVLVDSIEAFKVDTVLVDGQTVVRGGKLLWHATNQNKPLAAAHGTVKLPLLDAEDFAIAAPVQTGSVRARVILSDKQGTTTRLTEETVEARDGLVALPPGDDLAYIAVFARYGHNNGRGFGLLRGLGLTAGAVATTYAHDAHNLCVIGRDLRDMATAANAVISAGGGMAVVRDGQVTALIELPIAGIISPHPVSVAAAQVRRFTEAIAAVGVVHPALLMRLSTYTLSVSAGLRITDHGLVNANTREPVSLFA, encoded by the coding sequence ATGACGCTAGTCCAGGCCGCGCTCGGCAAAATCAAGCTCGACACGCTCATCCAGAATGTCCGGCTGGCCAATGTTATCACTGGCGAGATTTACCAAGCCGATATCGGCATCTACCGGGGGCAGATCGCCATGGTGGAGCCGCCGGGCACACAGCCGCCGCGCGAGGCCGCCGAGGTGATCGACGGCGGCGGCCGGCTCGCCGTGCCGGGGCTGATCGACTCGCACCTGCACATCGAGAGCACGCTGGTCACGCCGGCGCACTTCGCGGAAGGCGTGCTCCCACGCGGCACGACGACCGTCGCCGAAGACCCGCACGAGATCGGCAATGCGATGGGCCTGCCCGGCATCCGCCTGTTCTGGGAAGCCAGCCAGAACATCCCGCTGAAGGTGCTCTACCTCGTCTCGACCTGTGTGCCGGCGGCCAAGAGCCTGGAGACGGCCGGCGGCGAGATCGGGCCGGAGGAAGCGCGCGAGATGCTGACGTGGGAGGGCGTGATTGGGCTGGCCGAGGTCATGGACATGCACGCCGTCATCGGCGAGTGGCCGCACATCGCCGGCATCCTGGCGGAAGGCAAGAAGGCGCGCGGCGTGATCGAGGGCCACAACCCGGTGCTGCGCGGGCGCGAGCTGAACGCCTACATCGCGGCCGGCGTGGACTCCGACCACACGCTGGCGACACCCGACACCCTGCGCGAGAAGATGCGGCTCGGCGTGACCGTGCAGTTGCAGGAGCGCTACCTGAGCCGCGAGGTGATTGAAGCGGTCACGTCGCTGCCGTTCGAGCCGGACGTCTGCCTCGTGACCGACGACGTCGCGCCGGACTACCTCGAAGACCGCGGTCACCTCGACCAGGTGCTGCGCAAGGCGATCGCGCTCGGCATGCCGCCGATGCTGGCGCTGCGCGCGGTGACGATCAAGGCGGCGCGCCGCATGCGCTTGTATGACCGCGGCGCGATCCGGCCCGGCCTGGCGGCCGACATTGTGCTGGTCGATTCGATCGAGGCGTTCAAAGTCGACACGGTGCTGGTTGACGGGCAGACGGTTGTGCGCGGCGGCAAGCTGCTCTGGCATGCCACCAACCAGAACAAGCCGCTGGCGGCGGCGCACGGCACGGTGAAACTGCCGCTGCTCGACGCCGAGGACTTCGCTATCGCCGCGCCGGTGCAGACTGGCTCGGTGCGCGCGCGCGTCATCCTGTCCGACAAGCAGGGTACGACGACCAGGCTCACCGAGGAAACGGTCGAAGCGCGCGACGGGCTCGTCGCCCTGCCGCCCGGCGACGACCTGGCGTACATCGCCGTGTTTGCGCGCTACGGGCATAACAACGGGCGCGGCTTCGGGCTGCTGCGCGGGCTGGGGTTGACGGCCGGCGCGGTCGCGACGACCTACGCGCACGACGCGCACAACCTGTGCGTGATCGGCCGCGACCTGCGCGACATGGCGACGGCGGCCAACGCGGTGATCAGCGCCGGCGGCGGCATGGCGGTGGTGCGCGACGGGCAAGTGACTGCACTGATCGAACTGCCAATCGCAGGCATCATCTCGCCGCACCCCGTCAGCGTGGCGGCGGCGCAGGTGCGGCGCTTCACGGAAGCGATCGCGGCGGTCGGCGTCGTGCACCCCGCGCTGCTGATGCGCCTGTCGACCTACACGCTCTCGGTCAGCGCCGGCCTGCGCATCACCGACCACGGCCTGGTGAACGCGAACACGCGCGAGCCGGTCAGCCTGTTCGCCTGA
- a CDS encoding DUF3842 family protein, which yields MQTVRRWYTYVICAISLQAVAWALIGLAWQFIDTYNVLTTAFLIAVIIVGLPIFIAHWLWAARLARSDPDERESSIRWFYLFAMLAAFLTPVLMTVFALLRDWLAVAFNRAPAVFDRDTQHSLVMLVVLGLFWLYHARMARRDTHAMPLEEANGAIRRLYLFGFSAGGLLATVWGVDALLRLLLGAIGTTPFAGRLLLSAEIARLAVGIPLWLISWQSAQRLYAGDNADERDSALRKLYLYAVIGASVSVAVTNATMILACLFRNALGLPSIGDLREPLSWIAVWAVAWAYHAVILRGDMRLGIGPRQAAVRRLYRYLIAGIALAAFLAGIIGDIATIIRMLAGEAFGAATKETIAWFSAALISGLCVWVYPWRLAQADALPAGLSGADERRSTIRKLYLYLYIFAATISVLGGAIYIVFRLLSIALGDRFSGNLLADLGVALAFIAVAVVVWLYHGAALRGDGRLLNAEKAGRQADMRVAVVDAGRGAFGQAVLAALHREFPSLALVPIGLTPEAAQAMGGDGIQAVEHLTGANLIVGPWQIAVAGAAGGAVTAAIAGAVSASAAHKLLVPVRADNWDWVGGESGNDQTLAHETARAVKQVLEGEDVKGRGASPWFMLIGGGIGICLLLQLVSALLSVVSAGMFR from the coding sequence ATGCAAACCGTGCGACGCTGGTATACCTACGTGATCTGCGCGATCAGCCTGCAGGCCGTGGCTTGGGCGCTGATCGGGCTGGCATGGCAGTTTATCGACACCTACAATGTGCTGACCACGGCGTTCCTGATCGCCGTGATCATCGTCGGTCTGCCGATCTTCATTGCGCACTGGCTGTGGGCGGCGCGGCTGGCGCGCAGCGACCCCGACGAGCGCGAGAGCAGCATCCGCTGGTTCTACCTGTTTGCGATGCTGGCTGCATTCCTGACGCCGGTGCTGATGACCGTGTTCGCCCTGCTCAGAGACTGGCTGGCCGTGGCGTTCAACCGCGCGCCCGCCGTGTTCGACCGGGACACCCAGCACAGCCTGGTCATGCTCGTCGTGCTCGGCCTGTTCTGGCTCTATCATGCGCGCATGGCGCGCCGCGACACGCATGCCATGCCGTTGGAAGAAGCCAACGGCGCGATTCGGCGTCTGTACCTGTTCGGCTTCAGCGCCGGCGGTCTGCTGGCCACCGTCTGGGGCGTCGATGCGCTGCTGCGGCTGCTGCTGGGCGCGATCGGGACCACGCCGTTCGCCGGGCGACTCCTGTTGAGCGCAGAGATCGCGCGGCTGGCCGTGGGCATCCCGCTCTGGCTTATCAGTTGGCAGTCCGCCCAGCGCCTCTATGCCGGGGACAACGCCGACGAGCGCGACTCGGCCCTGCGCAAGCTGTACCTGTACGCGGTGATCGGCGCGTCCGTGTCCGTTGCGGTCACCAACGCGACGATGATCCTGGCCTGCCTCTTCCGCAACGCGCTCGGCCTGCCATCCATCGGCGACCTGCGCGAACCGCTCTCGTGGATCGCAGTCTGGGCGGTGGCCTGGGCGTATCACGCCGTCATACTGCGCGGCGACATGCGGCTCGGCATCGGGCCGCGGCAGGCGGCGGTGCGGAGGCTATACCGTTACCTGATCGCCGGGATCGCGCTCGCCGCGTTCCTGGCCGGTATCATCGGCGACATCGCCACCATCATTCGCATGCTGGCCGGTGAAGCATTTGGCGCAGCCACCAAGGAAACGATCGCGTGGTTCAGCGCCGCACTGATCAGCGGGCTGTGCGTCTGGGTCTACCCGTGGCGGCTGGCGCAGGCCGACGCCCTGCCGGCGGGGCTGTCGGGTGCGGACGAGCGCCGCTCGACGATCCGCAAGTTGTACCTCTATCTGTATATCTTTGCGGCGACGATCTCCGTGCTGGGCGGCGCGATCTATATCGTTTTCCGCCTGCTGAGTATCGCGCTCGGCGACCGGTTCAGCGGCAACCTGCTGGCCGACCTCGGCGTGGCGCTGGCGTTCATCGCAGTCGCCGTGGTCGTGTGGCTCTATCACGGCGCGGCCTTGCGCGGCGACGGCCGTCTGCTGAACGCGGAGAAGGCCGGCCGCCAGGCGGACATGCGCGTGGCGGTTGTCGATGCCGGGCGAGGCGCGTTCGGGCAGGCGGTACTGGCGGCTTTGCACCGCGAGTTCCCGTCGCTGGCGCTCGTGCCGATCGGTCTGACCCCGGAGGCGGCGCAGGCGATGGGCGGCGACGGCATCCAGGCGGTCGAGCATTTGACCGGCGCGAACTTAATCGTCGGGCCGTGGCAGATCGCCGTGGCCGGCGCGGCGGGCGGCGCCGTGACGGCCGCGATCGCCGGCGCGGTGTCGGCCAGCGCTGCGCACAAACTGTTGGTGCCGGTGCGCGCCGACAACTGGGATTGGGTCGGCGGCGAAAGCGGCAACGACCAGACGTTGGCGCACGAGACCGCGCGCGCGGTGAAGCAGGTACTTGAAGGCGAGGATGTTAAGGGGCGTGGCGCTTCGCCGTGGTTCATGCTGATTGGCGGCGGGATCGGCATCTGCCTGCTGCTGCAACTGGTGAGCGCGCTGCTGTCGGTGGTCTCGGCTGGCATGTTCCGATAG